A region from the Linepithema humile isolate Giens D197 chromosome 1, Lhum_UNIL_v1.0, whole genome shotgun sequence genome encodes:
- the LOC136998521 gene encoding THAP domain-containing protein 1-like, which yields MVFNCCVKGCKTVWSPIRDVSFFSFSLKDQELFKKWQAVIQTNNNISKNSRICSNHFNTSSYRLISGKRLLNKNAVPSIFDYDISENIQFQSYDVETPSCSMEIKEQVSSKSSDLSNVESHPFSVDERIQCQSPPPKICRNNASTQTSPRRVLSSIKEQQLRRKLTICQRQNRRQKQKLTTVMQLLKQLKKEDQNIICGFMVPSS from the exons atggtttttaatTGTTGTGTGAAAGGGTGTAAAACTGTTTGGAGTCCAATTAGAGATGTGTCTTTCTTCAG ctTTTCACTGAAAGatcaagaattatttaaaaagtggcAAGCTGTTatacaaacaaataataacatatcaaAAAATTCACGGATCTGCAGCAATCACTTCAATACGTCTTCATATCGTTTGATTTCTGGCAAaagattattgaataaaaatgctgTCCCTTCAATATTCGACTATGATATTTCTGAAAat attCAATTTCAATCGTATGATGTTGAAACACCTTCTTGTTCTATGGAAATTAAAGAGCAAGTAAGTTCAAAATCTTCAGATCTTTCAAATGTGGAAAGTCATCCATTTTCAGTTGATGAAAGGATTCAATGCCAAAGTCCTCCACCTAAAATATGT agaaataatGCAAGCACTCAAACTTCTCCTCGGCGTGTACTTTCATCTATAAAAGAACAACAACTAAGAAGAAAGCTCACTATTTGTCAACGTCAAAATCGTCGTCAGAAACAAAAGCTCACAACTGTTATGCAACTGCTAAAACAACTTAAGAAAGAAG